One stretch of Archocentrus centrarchus isolate MPI-CPG fArcCen1 chromosome 5, fArcCen1, whole genome shotgun sequence DNA includes these proteins:
- the synpra gene encoding synaptoporin, which translates to MDTANQLASVGTFQVLKLPLGFIRVLEWLFSIFAFATCGGYTGQLRVSVDCMEKASSNLSIGIDFGYPFRLHQVSFEAPMCEAMRRERVFLIGDYSSSAEFFVTIAVFAFLYSLMATFIYVFFLNKYHENSRAPLIDFVVTVVFSFLWLVSSSAWAKALSDVKLATDPDEVQLLISACKDQTNKCGSVHGPRWSGLNTSVVFGFLNFVLWAGNIWFVFKETGWHKGASKLAAGASEKQGGTFSQQPYNQGSFDQSGSYNTQGNISQLSEYSQVGEPTSYSNQM; encoded by the exons CTCTTTTCCATCTTTGCATTTGCGACATGTGGCGGTTACACTGGGCAGCTGCGGGTTAGTGTAGACTGCATGGAGAAGGCCAGCAGCAACCTCAGCATCGGCATTGACTTTGGTTATCCTTTCCG gttgcACCAGGTGTCCTTTGAAGCACCCATGTGTGAGGCCATGAGGAGGGAGCGTGTTTTCCTGATTGGAGACTATTCATCCTCTGCTGAGTTCTTCGTCACCATTGCGGTCTTTGCCTTCCTGTATTCTCTCATGGCCACCTTTATCTACGTGTTCTTTCTAAACAAGTACCATGAAAACAGCCGAGCACCACTCATT GACTTTGTAGTGACTGTAGTGTTCTCCTTCTTGTGGCTGGTCAGTTCTTCTGCTTGGGCCAAGGCCCTGTCCGATGTCAAACTGGCCACCGATCCAGATGAGGTGCagctcctcatctctgcttgCAAAGACCAGACCAACAAGTGCGGCTCTGTACACGGACCACGCTGGTCCGGACTCAACACCTCAGTG GTTTTTGGGTTTCTCAACTTCGTTCTGTGGGCTGGAAACATCTGGTTTGTCTTTAAGGAGACCGGATGGCACAAGGGTGCTTCGAAGTTAGCAGCCGGAGCATCTGAGAAACAGGGCGGCACGTTTAGCCAGCAGCCCTACAACCAGGGGAGCTTTGACCAGTCAGGGAGCTACAACACCCAGGGGAATATCAGCCAGCTATCTGAGTACAGCCAGGTGGGAGAGCCCACTTCCTACTCCAATCAGATGTAG
- the LOC115779765 gene encoding zinc finger protein 239-like, which yields MGTLRYLNLFISERLTAAAVEIFGEVEKTLREFQGEISRSKQEIDHLRSLVSWPEVKLHRFDQVSALCSDEEASPEHCLKDDSTPQVHPEPPSILQMKEELDQRAAQQGGSCSREGAPSHLYRLLTVEQVASVKAEPRGDECLTSACGINGDSEVQQLKLEDPLELTYHKKGGTQQDWSHCQDRDDPHPPQMIKVEKSASSSPREEADCDYNLCHQPLNVYSEPHSLTLSSSCCSLSNKAFNTAEKMADVENCKLSGLSGISQSAQSEHNEYIEGLVNGEWIKALTAAGMRQQKRQNTDLNSQGGDGLGMEGYANDLIRERKHTCPICAKRFKESSHLKEHFRIHTGEKPYRCKECGLNFRQSGALTLHMRIHTGERPYQCTECGRRFNRKGDMETHRVTHTREKPHPCLLCGKSFKRKNSLKKHMKIHAEDRTDYTHPL from the exons ATGGGCACTCTGCGCTATCTGAACTTGTTCATTAGCGAGCGCCTGACGGCGGCGGCTGTGGAGATTTTCGGGGAAGTGGAGAAAACCCTGAGAGAGTTCCAGGGAGAAATCAGCCGGTCCAAGCAGGAAATAGATCATCTGCGATCACTGGTGTCCTGGCCTGAAGTGAAACTACATAGATTTG ATCAGGTCAGTGCTCTTTGCAGTGATGAAGAGGCTTCTCCTGAGCACTGTCTCAAAGACGACTCTACCCCACAAGTGCACCCAGAGCCCCCGAGCATCCTGCAGATGAAAGAGGAGCTTGACCAGAGGGCTGCTCAGCAAGGAGGCTCCTGTAGTCGCGAGGGTGCACCCTCACACCTATACAGATTATTAACTGTTGAGCAGGTAGCAAGTGTCAAAGCTGAGCCACGTGGAGATGAGTGTTTAACATCTGCCTGCGGAATAAATGGAGACTCAGAAGTTCAACAACTAAAACTAGAAG ATCCACTTGAGCTCACTTACCATAAGAAGGGTGGTACTCAACAAGACTGGAGCCACTGTCAGGACCGTGATgaccctcatcctcctcagatGATCAAAGTGGAGAAGTCTGCATCATCTAGTCCTCGGGAAGAGGCTGACTGCGACTACAACCTCTGTCATCAGCCATTGAATGTGTATAGTGAGCCTCATTCTCTAACCCTgagctccagctgctgcagtctgagCAACAAAGCCTTTAATACAGCAGAAAAGATGGCAGATGTTGAAAACTGCAAACTGTCAGGACTGTCTGGAATTTCTCAGTCTGCCCAGAGTGAACATAATGAGTATATAGAGGGTTTGGTGAATGGAGAATGGATTAAAGCACTCACAGCAGCGGGAATGAGACAACAGAAAAGGCAAAACACTGACTTGAACAGTCAGGGAGGAGACGGTTTAGGGATGGAAGGATATGCAAATGATTTAATTAGGGAGCGAAAACACACTTGCCCCATTTGTGCAAAGCGTTTCAAAGAGTCGAGCCATCTGAAGGAGCACTTCAGgatccacacaggagagaagccTTACCGCTGTAAGGAATGCGGCTTGAACTTCAGGCAGAGTGGAGCTCTGACGCTACACATGAGAATCCACACAGGAGAGCGACCGTACCAGTGCACGGAGTGCGGCAGGCGCTTCAATCGTAAAGGTGACATGGAAACTCACAGGGTGACGCACACACGGGAGAAGCCTCATCCGTGCTTGTTGTGTGGGAAAAGCTTTAAAAGGAAGAACAGCTTAAAGAAACATATGAAGATCCATGCAGAGGACAGAACTGattacactcacccactgtga
- the LOC115779766 gene encoding uncharacterized protein LOC115779766 isoform X1 — MASSSLRREKYLITLGIHRILDRRYARLMKAFSVRKMLVTNLRNRPLNDSNIDSMSNLVLSLYHNLVTGDKDFPFIPIRGNFCSDKLVTPFAQTGHTENDTPSPHIVSPPGVMVPPAGSNFPPQFLTPVLPEKADVYVLKADRRNCVSTLNVDGNAVTRVISTVYRNEDTEMANRWRVTDYSEEGNVLMSVLCQFSEKSARCAKRNAEEESSNGSPTPPRKRLRL; from the exons ATGGCCTCCTCTAGTTTACGGCGTGAAAAGTACCTGATCACACTTGGCATCCATCGTATACTGGACCGCCGCTATG CTCGGCTGATGAAGGCTTTTTCGGTACGTAAGATGCTGGTAACAAACCTGAGGAACCGTCCTTTGAACGACAGCAACATCGACTCCATGTCCAACCTGGTCCTGAGCCTGTACCATAACTTGGTCACTGGGGACAAGGATTTTCCTTTCATCCCCATTAGAGGAAACTTCTGCTCAGACAAGCTGGTGACACCCTTTGCCCAAACGGGGCACACGGAGAATGACACTCCGTCGCCGCATATAGTCTCACCACCTGGTGTGATGGTGCCGCCTGCAGGTTCCAACTTTCCTCCTCAATTCCTGACTCCTGTTCTTCCTGAGAAGGCAGATGTTTATGTGCTGAAGGCAGACCGGAGGAACTGTGTCAGCACTCTGAATGTTGACGGCAATGCTGTCACCAGAGTCATCTCCACTGTTTACCGCAATGAAGACACTGAGATGGCAAACCGATGGAGAGTAACGGACTACAGCGAAGAAGGCAATGTACTCATGTCGGTGCTGTGTCAGTTTTCAGAGAAGTCGGCACGGTGTGCAAAACGAAATGCAGAAGAAGAGAGCAGCAACGGGAGCCCCACTCCACCGAGGAAACGTTTGAGACTGTGA
- the LOC115779766 gene encoding uncharacterized protein LOC115779766 isoform X2 yields MEERGSREVRFKARLMKAFSVRKMLVTNLRNRPLNDSNIDSMSNLVLSLYHNLVTGDKDFPFIPIRGNFCSDKLVTPFAQTGHTENDTPSPHIVSPPGVMVPPAGSNFPPQFLTPVLPEKADVYVLKADRRNCVSTLNVDGNAVTRVISTVYRNEDTEMANRWRVTDYSEEGNVLMSVLCQFSEKSARCAKRNAEEESSNGSPTPPRKRLRL; encoded by the coding sequence CTCGGCTGATGAAGGCTTTTTCGGTACGTAAGATGCTGGTAACAAACCTGAGGAACCGTCCTTTGAACGACAGCAACATCGACTCCATGTCCAACCTGGTCCTGAGCCTGTACCATAACTTGGTCACTGGGGACAAGGATTTTCCTTTCATCCCCATTAGAGGAAACTTCTGCTCAGACAAGCTGGTGACACCCTTTGCCCAAACGGGGCACACGGAGAATGACACTCCGTCGCCGCATATAGTCTCACCACCTGGTGTGATGGTGCCGCCTGCAGGTTCCAACTTTCCTCCTCAATTCCTGACTCCTGTTCTTCCTGAGAAGGCAGATGTTTATGTGCTGAAGGCAGACCGGAGGAACTGTGTCAGCACTCTGAATGTTGACGGCAATGCTGTCACCAGAGTCATCTCCACTGTTTACCGCAATGAAGACACTGAGATGGCAAACCGATGGAGAGTAACGGACTACAGCGAAGAAGGCAATGTACTCATGTCGGTGCTGTGTCAGTTTTCAGAGAAGTCGGCACGGTGTGCAAAACGAAATGCAGAAGAAGAGAGCAGCAACGGGAGCCCCACTCCACCGAGGAAACGTTTGAGACTGTGA